A region from the bacterium genome encodes:
- a CDS encoding tetratricopeptide repeat protein yields TVAAGAAFRGAVAARPGLAHAHLRLGSYYYFMARYEEAADCYRRVVALTPSHYEGYNHLGAVLFELEDYDGAQAMFEKSLALEPTYDAYTNLGSLYFYRHRYADAVNMFRRSLAIDGDQYAVWGYLGESLYWAPGLRDSSRTAYGEAIRLATAQQADNLDDTYLISDLASYHAHLGQSEQSLALSAQLEEKEDVIAEVMFIIADAYEQMGRREKALDWLERACAADLSLAKIELYPGLRELRTHPRYRDMVARRGG; encoded by the coding sequence CACGGTGGCGGCCGGCGCCGCCTTCCGCGGCGCCGTGGCGGCCCGGCCCGGTCTAGCCCACGCCCATCTGAGACTGGGATCCTATTACTACTTCATGGCCCGCTATGAGGAGGCCGCCGACTGTTACCGCCGCGTGGTGGCACTCACGCCCAGCCACTACGAGGGCTACAATCACCTCGGTGCGGTCCTCTTCGAGCTGGAGGATTACGACGGCGCGCAGGCCATGTTCGAGAAGTCCCTGGCGCTGGAACCCACCTACGACGCCTACACCAACCTGGGCAGCCTCTACTTCTACCGGCATCGCTACGCCGACGCCGTGAACATGTTCAGGCGCTCCCTGGCCATCGACGGCGATCAGTACGCGGTCTGGGGGTACCTGGGCGAGTCGCTGTACTGGGCGCCCGGCCTGCGGGATTCGTCGCGCACTGCCTATGGCGAGGCCATTCGCCTGGCCACGGCTCAACAGGCGGACAACCTCGACGACACCTACCTGATTTCCGACCTGGCGTCCTATCACGCGCACCTCGGCCAGAGCGAGCAGTCCCTCGCCCTGTCGGCGCAGCTCGAGGAGAAGGAGGACGTCATTGCCGAGGTGATGTTCATCATCGCCGACGCCTACGAGCAGATGGGCCGCCGCGAGAAGGCCCTGGACTGGCTGGAGCGGGCCTGCGCCGCCGACCTGTCCCTGGCCAAGATCGAGTTGTACCCCGGACTGAGGGAGTTGCGGACGCATCCCCGATACCGGGACATGGTGGCGCGGCGGGGCGGTTGA